The sequence TTGTCGGCTGCGTCGGCGGGTTTTTCATGCAGTATTATGCCTGCGTGATCAGCTATCCGCTCAACGTCGGCGGCCGGCCGATCGATAGTTGGCCGGCGTTTGTTCCGATCACCTTCGAGTTAACAATCCTCTGCGCTGCGCTCGCGGCCGTGTTTGGGATGCTCGGGCTGAACCGCTTACCGATGCCGTATCACCCATTGTTCCACGTGCCGGAATTTGCTCGGGCCAGTCAAGACCGGTTCTTTCTCTGCATCGAGACGAGCGATCCGAAATTCGAGTTGGAAAGCGCCAGAGAGTTTCTGGCGAGCGTAGGCGCGAGAGAAGTGAAGGAAGTGCCGCAATAGGGTCGCGTCAATGTCATTCGGAATA is a genomic window of Pirellulales bacterium containing:
- a CDS encoding DUF3341 domain-containing protein, with translation MNTEPSLYGLLAEFTDPVALVAATQAAQDEGYRRIEAYTPFPIEELAEIIGFTKTRVPLVVLIGGIVGCVGGFFMQYYACVISYPLNVGGRPIDSWPAFVPITFELTILCAALAAVFGMLGLNRLPMPYHPLFHVPEFARASQDRFFLCIETSDPKFELESAREFLASVGAREVKEVPQ